ACGATCTCGAAGCCGTGCCGGCGAAAGACGGCTTCCACCTCCTCGGCGTTCGTGATGTTACGCCCCGCGGATCGACCGAGATAAAGCTTTCGCCCCGGCGGGGTGCCGGGCGCCGGCGCGGCGTCGAGCACCCGCCCGCGCAGCCAGGACAGGCTCGCGTGATTGACAGCGGCAACCGTCCAGAACTCGACATCGGGCGTGTCTGGAATGAAGGTCATCAAGGATGGAACGTAGAGCGTCTTCACGTCGAGCCGCTTGCCGTGCTCTCGAATCGTGAATGGGCGGCTCGGGAAGAGCAGCTTGAGGGCGTCCATTTCCTGTGGGAACAGATCGTCACTCAGGATGAGCGGCACATCCTGCGGTATCGACGCGTTGTCGACGATATAGCCCTTCGTGGCGTACTCGATCAGGAAGTGGAAGTAGTTCGCACCGCATCGCCCGATCAGAAGGATGCCCGCATCGATCGCCCGATCGGCATCCTGCGGGACACGGGCCAGGACCCGGTCGCCCTTGGAGCCGAAGCAGGTGATGACGAACTCGCACTGGCGGCTCGTGTAGCGGAATGTCGGGTCCGCCTCCGGCTCGTAGACCACGAAGGCAGAATGGGAGACGACCTGAGCGAAGCCGAAGATCGACGCGTCCAGGATCGTCGCGCACCAGAGTTCCGGCCTGCACAGTCGACGAGCAGTCGGAGGCTGAGCGGACAGGGCGACCTCTGGATCCGCGAAGTCGAACACGCCGGCTTCCGCGATGCTGCGGCAGTCGATCCAGGGCACCGCATCCTGCCCGATCCGCACCACCGGGTAAATCGAGCCGAGATCAGTGCCCGCTCCCCCGCTCGGACGTGCGGGCGATGCGGACCGCACGGCGAGGAAGCGCGCAAGCGCGAGCGCTAGCCGAAGCTGCAGGCCGAAGCCGCGTCGGGTCGCGAGCTGGTTGATGCGGTAGCGGAAGCAGTCCGTGATGTCCTGACGGCGCTGCCCGAGCATCGCCAGAACGGCGACTAGCACGGGCGACCACGCGTAGATCCGCGCCTCCATGCGCACGTTGGGCGCGCGCAACGGCGCCGCGGACCAGTGTCGGGCGAAATGGGCGACCGGATCGACGCCCGCCGCCGCCACATCGGCATTTCGCGTCAGATAATAGTCACTGTCGACAATCCGGCGCGCGATCCGTAAGGCAAACCACTCCAACATCGCTGAGATATGTATCCTCTACGTCGAACGACGCATCATGCAGCCGGAATCGGGTGTCCAGCACCGTCGCTCGTCGCCGCACCGATCAGGAGGTCTGCAACAAGGCGGAGTGCCGCTCAATGGCCGACGCATGCGCCGACCTGAACGCGTCATAAGCTTCGCGACTGAAGTGAAAGAAATAATCTTGCTCACCCTCGTCGACGATCTTCGCGCCTGAACGAAGGTGGAAATTGATCACGCTCTCATTTTCGCGACGCACGTCGAAATGACAATGCTCAAAGCCGAGATGCTCAAATCCCAGTTCGTAGATCACGAGCGCGGAGTAACCTGCGAGGCCGACGACCGGAGGAGGCGCGATGATCCAGCTGCCCCAACAGAATGACTTCAATCCCTTGATGATCCGAAAATCGTACATCCGGACCGTGCCGCGATCCTGACCATCGGAAACGATGATGAAATAGTACTGTCTGCCTGCGGCCTCGTCGTTCTTGTATCGCGTGAGCCACGCTGCCTGCTCTTCCACTGTGGTGGGTGGCGCGTTGAGGAAACGGCTGAGACGGTTATCAGAGCGCAACCGGTAGATCAGAACCGCGTCGCTCGGCTCAGCCAGCCGCAGATGCGAGCGCCGCCGGCTGTCCAGCGGACGCGTTTCACGGATCCGGTCGATGGGCATGTGCATACGGGATAGATACGCCTCTGTGAGTGGAACGCGACGAACGCACGGATTTCGGCAAGTCCTGCCACGCGCAGAGGCCCTTGTCACGCGACGCCTCTGGGACGGTCTGCCGTGGTGCCGACACGTCGTGAGCCATTGGGTTAGACGCGGACGAGGGTCACGCATCCCGGTATAGGATGACTTGGGCTACCGCCGGGTCCGTAAAGTGGGCGAAGCCACCAATCTTCAATGTGGCGTTGACGATCCGCTTCAGATTCGCAGCGTCGGGCCCTGAACCCGTGGCCCGGACCGCCAGGAGACGTGCAACCCAGCGAGCGAAACGGAACTCCAGACCCAGATCGCCGCACCAGAGCTCTTGATAATGGGCGACGAAACATTGGACTCAGTCGTCGCGCCGGATCGGCAGGACTACGGCCGCCAGCGCCAGGAACGGTGAGAGCCTGATGATGGCCCGCTCCATGGTCGCCGCGCAGATGGGCACGGCATGCCCGCATTCGGCGAAGTGTCGGATCGGATCGACTCCGGCCGCGCGGGCGTCTGGATAGCAGTTGAGATAATACTCGGCATCGACCGGTTTCCGCGCCAGAAACAGGCTGACGCGTGCGCGCAAACTGGAGATGAGGACGGCACTCATACCAATCCCTTCGTGCGTCGGGCGCTCAAGGGCCGGATCGAGAAACACTCATTATCCCGACGCCGGCCGATCTCAGGCTGCGTGCACAGCACCGACGGCGCCGTCCATCACGATGTGACGAAGGATCTGGCAGATTCGCTCCGCGTTGGCAGTCCCGAGCTCGCCGTAGAAGGGCAGGCAGAGGACTTGGTTGCCCACTCTGTTGGCCACCGGCAGATTGTCGCTCGCACTGTCCGGAAAGAGACGGTAGGGCTCATACTGGCTGCACAGCGGATAGAAATAGCGACGCGCGAAGACATTGTAGTGCTTGAGGCGGTCGTAAACCTCGTCACGGCTCACGCCTGCGACGGCCCGGTCGATTCGAAGACAGTAATATTGCAGGCTGTCGGTATCGAGGTCCAGCGGCCGTGAAACGGTGATGCCGGGCACACCGCCGAGGTGATCCCGGTACACATGCGCGAGGTCCAGCCGCTTTGCCTTCTCGGTCGCGATCGCATCGACCAAGCACAGGCCCATGGCGGCCTGAATCTCGTTCATCTTGCTGTTGATGCCGACAGCCTTGACGGTTACCTCGTCGGCGATCCCGAAATTCTTGAGCAGCTCCATTCGCCGCTTCACGTCTCCGTCGTTCGTGACCACGGCCCCGCCCTCCGCGGTGTGGAAGAGCTTTGTGGCGTGGAAGCTGAACATGGTCGCGTCGCCGTAGCTCGCGACGGGCCGGCCGTTGACCCGCGTCCCGAAAGCGTGGGCGCCGTCGTACAGCACCTTGAGGCAATGCTTGCGCGCGATCCGCTCGATAGCCTCGACGTCACACGGATTGCCGTAGACGTGAACCGCGAGGATGCCGGTGGTGCGCTCCGTGATCGCGGCCTCGATCCGGGCCGGATCGAGAGTCATCGAATGCTCCTCGATGTCGGCGAAGACCGGCCGGATGCCATGCCAGGCAAGCACGTGCGGCGTCGCCGCGAACGTGAAGGGGGTGGTGATGACCTCGCCCGAAAGGTCGAAGGCCTTGACCGCCGTCATCAGGGCGTTGGTGCCGTTGTTGAACAGCGCGATGTGGCCGTCGCCCAAGTGCGCGTGGAGCCGCTTCTCCAGCTCCACGTGCTGCGGCCCGCCGTTCGAGAGAATGGCACACTGCCAGATCGCCTCCAGATGCTTCGTGAAGACCGCGAGTTCGGGCAGCATCGGACGGGTCACGTAGATCGGCTGCTCGAACGATCGCGGCTCAGCGCTCATGGAACCTCCTCGCGATGTTCGGACGCGAGGCCGACCATCTGAACAAATCGAATTTGGAAAGACTGAACTGACGCAGCAATCGGGCGGAGCTGAGGCCGATCAGGCCGGTTTCGGCGCCGGGGCCACGATGTCCGCCCGGGGCCAGATCGTGGCGTTGTCGGGCAGGGCGCGCAGGACGTTGCAACCCATGCCGACCGTGACGCCCTGACCCAGGGTGAGGCCCTGAAGAACCTTAGCGAGCGGCCCGACGAGGCTGTCGGCGCCGATCGTGCAGCGGCCGCCGACGAAAGCGCCCGGCGAGATCGTGGTATTGTCGCCGACGACCGTGTCGTGGCCGACGATGGCCGCCGAGTTCAGCACGCAGAAGCGCCCGAGCCGGGCATCGGCGTTGACGATCACCCCGTGCGCCACGAAGGCGCCGGCGCCGACCGCGACGTCCGGGCTCACGATCGCGCGGGGCGAGACGAGGGCGGGGCAGGGGAGGCCGTGCCGGTCGAGCCACGCGATCAGCTCGGCCCGCGCCCGGATCGCGTGCCGGCTCACGCCGCCGACCGCCAGGACGACGCCGTCATACTCCGCCCGGTCGGCGAGCAGCGCGTCGAGATAGCCGCGGTAGCGGCCGACCTGGACCTCCGGAGCGGTGGAATAGGTATCCTCGACCGTGTGGCCGAGGGCGCGCGCGATCTCGGCGATCTCCTTGGAGAAGCCGCCGCCGCCGATCAGCGCGAGCCGCTGCCCCGGCCCGGTCACAGCACGGCCCCGCCGTCGACCCGCAGGATCTCGCCGGTGACGTGCCGGGCCTGGGGCGACATCAGGAACGCGATGGCGTCGACCACGGATTCGACGGTCGCGGCGCCCGCGGGGCTGCGCTTCTCCAGCGCGTCCTTGAAGTCCGCACCGTACAGGCGGGCATGGGCCTGGGTCATCTCGGTATCGAGCCAGCCGGGGGCGACGCCGACCGCGCGCCGGGGAGCGAGTTCCCGGGCCAAGCCCTTGATCAGGGCGTCGAGGCCCGCCTTGGAGGCGGCGTAGGGCACGATCGCCGGCTCGGGCCGCTGCGCCGCGACGGACGAGACCGCGCAGAAGACCGCGTCCCGGGTCGAGACGCGGGCGCTGCCGAAGGCGGCGGCGAACAGGGTCGGCGCGACGAGGTTGGTGCGATAGAGGCGCTCGACCTCCTCCACGCCCAGGCTGCGCATCGGCTTGATGACCTGAACGCCCGCGCAGTACACGAGCCCGGTCAGGAGACCCCGCTCGGCGACCGCCGCCTGCAGTACGCCGCCGATCGCCGGCAGGTCGGTGACGTCGGCCGAGACGGCGGCGCAGCCGAGCGCCTCCAGCTCGGCGAGCCGGTCCGCCCGCCGGGCGAGGGCGGTGATCCGCACCCCGCCCGCGCGGAGGCGCTCGGCGACGGCGCGACCGATGCCGCTGCTTGCCCCGACGACGAGGACGTGCGCCCCTAACTCCGACACCGGCTCAGGCCTGCAGCTTCGCGCCGGCCAGCGCGATCAGGTCGTCGGTGGTCGCCGCCCCCGCGATCCGCTGCGGATCCACCTCGAGGCCCAGCGTGTCGTAGAGCGCCATGATGTTGAGGATGCCGAGCGAGTCGAAGGTCTCGATCTCCCCGAGGCTCTGCCCGCGGGCGAGCGGCCCCGGCTGGTCGAGGATCGTACCGAGCTCGTCCAGGAATGCGCCCTCGGTCATCGGGTGGTCTCCTCGTAGGTCAGGACCGGGGGCGCGAAGATCCGGTCGGTGGTGATCGTGCAGGCTCCCCAGCTTAGCCCGACCCCGAAGCCGGCGAGCAGCGAGCGCACCCGCCGACCCGCATAGGCCTCCGCGAGGAAGCCCGAGATCGTGCCGGGGATCGAGGCCGAGTTCTGGTTGCCGTAGACCGACTGGGTGCCGGTCGGGAGCTTGCTGTCGTCGAGTCCCAGGCGGCGCTGGAGGTTCTTGAGGATGTACTTGTTCGGCTGGTGCAGGACCAGGAAGTCGACGTCCTCGGCGCGCGTGTCCGAGAAGGCCAGGATGCCCTCGATCAGCGGCGGGACACGCTTGAGGGTGAAGTTGAAGACCTGCGCCCCGTCCATGTGCATGGTGCCGGGCTTGCCCGCGTCCTCGGCGTCGGCGCGGAGGCCGCTGTGCGGGATGAACAGGGCCTTCTCGCCCGAGCCGTCGCTGTGGAGCTGGAAGAAGCTCTCGCTCTCGCGCCGCTCGATCAGCACCGCGGCGCCGGCGTCACCCATGATCGGCGTGATCGACCGGTCCCCGGTCGCGACCATGCGGCTCGCGACATCGCCGACGCAGAGCAGGACGCGGTTGAGACCGGATTCGACCAGGCTGTAGGCGACCGACAACCCGTAGACAAAGCCGCTGCAGCCGAGGCGAATGTCGAAGCAGAGCGTGTCGGTCCGCATGCCGAGGCGGTGCTGCATCCCGATCGACGTGGACGGCGAGCTGTAATCCGGGGTCTGGGTGACCAGGATCAGGCCGTCGACGGCGTCGGGCGGCAGGTCGAGGCCGCTCAGGAGCTGCCGCGCCGAGTGCAGGCAGAGATCCGCCGTCGTGGTGCTGGGATCGGCGACCACGTGCCGGGTCGAGAAGCCCATGGCCCGCTTGAGGCGCTCCGCCTCCTCGGGTGCGAGCCCGAGGCCGGCCGCCTCGTCGTCGAAGGCCTGGACGCGCGCGCCGATCGTGGTGACAAGCCCCGCGAGGGTCGCGCGCGAGAACCGCAGGTCAGCCATGCTCGACCGTCTCGGCGACGTAGTCGATCCAGCCCTGGAAGCGGCGGAGCGGCGACTTCGTGCTGTCGAGGATGCTCTCGTTGGCGAGCGGCACGTAGCGGCCGACCGTCCGCTCGATCTCGGATTCCGTCTCGAGGAGGAGTTCGACCACCGCGAAGGAATCGAGCCCCTCGTAGACGTCGTCCTCGGGCCCGGGATTCTCCAGATCCGGGCGTCCCCAGGTCTCGACGAGCCGCGCGAAGGTCGCGCGGGCAGCCGCCTCGACGGCGCCGCGGTCACTCCGCGACGATGTGGATGTAGGGGGTGTCATCCGGTCCTCGTGTCAGTCGGTACGTCTTGCCATTGGGGCCAGCGCTGAGGGGTTCGAAGCCGTTGTCGTCCAGGAAGGTCTCGACCATGCGATTCTTCGCGCTCAGGCGATACTGGGCCTTCAGGTTCCGATCGCCCTCCTGCTGGCAGACGTGGCGCAGAATTTGGGCCTCGATGCGGCGTCCGAGGGCCCGGCAGCTCATTAGGAACGTCTCGAGCTCACCGCCCCGGACGATGGCGACCCCGACGATGCCCATGTCGCCGAACCGGTCGACCACCCGGGCGGCGTAGACGCCGCCCTCACGCATGGCGGTCGCGACCTCGTCCTCGGTGTAGCGCCGGGTTGTAAGGTTGAACTGGTTGGTCTTGTTTATCAGCTGCGTGACCCGCCGCAGGGAGCCCGGGTTGTTGCGGGCAACGTGCACGCGGATCTCGAGGGAGGCGAGGTATTCGTCCATCGAGGCGGCGGAGCGCTGAAGCTCCTGGCGCTGGGCCTCGCCGCGGTACTGCTCGGTCTTGGCCAGATCCTCGGCGGTGACGTTGCGAGCGCGTAAGGAAGCGATTCCGTCGAGCAGGCTGAGTGCCTGCTCGGGGCGCGTCCGGTCGAACAGGTGGCACTCGACCCCGGGGAGCCGGGCGCGGACCTCCTCGATCTCAAACGGGTTATCGTCGAGGAAGATGAAGCTGTCGAGGCCGAGGTTCAGGGTCGCCGCGAGGTCGCGGATGTTCTCGCTCTTCTCCGACCAGTTGCTGCGGTAGGCCACGAAATCGTCGAGGTGCAAGGGCATCGCGCGCTGGGCGAAGACCGCGCGGAAATCCTCCTCGTTGTTCTTCGTCACCGCGCAGAGCAGGATCCCGAGGCTCTTCAAGCGCAGGAGCTGGCGCTGGAGCTGAGTGTGGACGATCCCCGGATAGTCGCTGTCGACTTCCAGGTTCTCCACGCCGTCCTCGCCGACGACGCCGCCCCAGAGAGTGTTGTCGGCATCGACCACCACCACCTTGCGCCGCGCCCGCAGCCGCGCCGCGACGGCGTCGGCGTAGCGCTCGACCAGCGCGTCCACGGCGGCCGGGGCGTAGGGCATCTGGTACATGTACCGGTTTCGCTCGCGGAAGGCGTTGGCGAAGCCGAGCAGCGTCAGGGCGCCGGCGGCGTCGACGACGCTGACGCGCTCCTGCGCCCGAGCGAGCTCGAACAGCACCCCGTTGACTTGCGCCAGCGCCTCCAACTGGTCGTGGAGGTCGCTCTCGACGGACGAGACCGGCCTGAACGGCACGGTGTTGAGGATGATCGTCCCCGGCGCCTGGGCGAGCCGCGCCGAAACCAGTTCGGCGAGGCCGCGCGCGCGGGCCACGGCCGCCTCGTCTGGGGCGACGTCAAAGAACCAGCGATGGTCGAGATGCACGATCAGGACGTCGGCCACGGCGGATCCCGCCAGCACCTGCTCGATCTGCCCGATGGGGAGATGCTCGCACGAGACCGTGGCGAGATCCGCGAGGCGGCCCGCCACCTTCCCGAACGGGTTGGTGACGACGTTTCCGACAAAACCGATCGACAGGGCGCGAGCCGTGGTCATCCTCGATACCGGTCCCTGCGACACCCTGCGGATGCCTGCCATCCGGCGATCGACCGGCCCCTTTCCGTGCGTGCGAGCGCCGCCCTCTTGCGAGATCGCGTGCCATAAAGCAAGGGGCCTAGCATCCGGTGGCCAGCCAGTCCGGCCAGGGAGGAGACCGGCCGAGGAGGAGCTGCGCGATGAACGGATCCGGTTCGGACGACGCCGCCGCGACGACGCGGATCTGGAACGAGGCCCATCAGGCCGCTTTCGCGCGGGCCACCGGCGACGTGAACCCGATGCACATGGACGCGCGGATGGCCCGGCGGACGCTGGCCGGCGAGCGGGCCGTCCACGGCGTCCACGCCGCCCTCTGGGCCCTCGATGCCTGCGCCGACGCCCATCCCCTCGACCGGCTCGCGACGCTGCAGATGCGGTTCGAGCGGTTCGTGCTGGTCGGGGACCGCACCGTCCTGACGCTCCACGAGGCGGACGCGGGGCACCTGCGCCTGTCCATAGCGGTGAACGGCGTCCGCACTCTAACGATCCAGGGGACCTTCGCGGCGGAGCGAGCCCCAGCCCGGCCGGTCGATGCGGCGCCGGGCGCGATCCCCGCGGAGCCGGTCGCCCGCGATCCGGCGACGCTGACGGGTCTCGCCGGGGCCTTCGCGCTGCCAAGCCCGGAAGCGATCGCCGCCCTGGCACCGCGCCTCGCCCGCGCCCTCGGTCCCCGCCGGGTCGCGGCCCTGGGGGGCCTCTCGACCTTGGTCGGCATGTTCGTGCCCGGCTTCCACTCGATCCTCTCGAAGATCGACGTGACCGTCACCGAGGGAGGCACCGGTTCGAGCCTCGGCTACGCGGTTAAGCGCTTCCAGCCGATGCTGCAATCGGTGACGCTGGACGCCGTCGGCCCGGGCCTCGTCGCACGGGTTGAGGGCTTCGTCCGCCCGCGGCCGGTGGAGCAGGAGAGCCTGCAGGACCTTGCGGCGCTCGTGGAGCCCGGCGCCTTCGCTGCGGTGTCCGCCCTGATCGTCGGCGGGTCGCGGGGCCTCGGCGCCGCAACCGCCAAGCTGATCGCCGCCGGGGGCGGGGCGGTCTGCATCACCTACGCGTCCGGCGCCGAAGAGGCGGAGACGATCGCCCGGGAAATCCGCGACACCGGCGGGCGCTGCCAAGTCCTCCGCTATGACGCTGCCGAGCCCCCCGCCGCGCAGCTCGCGGCGCTGGCGATGCGGCCGTCGCAGCTCTACCATTTCGCGACGCCCCGCATCTTCCGCCAGAAGCGCGCGCCCTTCGAGCCGGCCTGCCTGGACGAGATGATGCGCGTCTACAACACCGCCTTCTACGAGCTGAGCCAGTTCTGCCTGGAGCGCGGCGACGCGGTGGCGGCCTTCTATCCGTCGACCAGCGCCATCGACGAGGCGCCCCGCGACATCCTGGAATACGTTATGGCCAAGATCGCGGGCGAGACGCTGGCAGCAACCCTGGCGCGCACGCTCCCGAACCTGCGGACGGTGATCGCGCGGCTGCCCCGGGTGAAGACTGATCAGACGGCCACTATCTTCCCCGTGCCAGCCGCCGCCCCGAGCGCGCTAATGCTGCCGATAATCCGCCAGATGTCGGCAATTGCCTGATCCAAGCGTTGTCGGGCATGGGGGACTGCTGGGCCGGACAAGCCCGTCCCAATCCGACGAAGTTCCGTCACCCGTCAGCGGCAGCGGCCTCTCGGACGGGCGCAAGAGCCCGGAAGCTTTAGCGGAGCACCTTCCACAATTGAGGTTAGGGCAGTTTCGGCCGTATGTAGCTTCGTCAGGTCCGCCGCAAACCGCTCGTACTCGCTCAGGAATGTGCGCGGCTGTACCTTGTGCAAGTCCGGAATGTCATGACTGACAGCGTACGTTGCTTTGGGCGTCGATAACTTACCTCCTCGATCCAGCCGCTCGCCAGTGTCGCGGCAGATAACGCCACCGCCGATCAGCCGTTTGAACGGGCTGGCCTTGCCGCCCGGGATCGGGCGGCGGTGGGGATCCGCGATACCAACGTGCCGGTCGCGCACTCGCCGCACCCGCGCGATCACGCCAACGTCGCCCACAGTCTTGGCTGCGTGACAGGGCCGGCACAGCACCTGACAATTCTCCAGCGATGCGTCCTCCGTCAGCGCGGCCGGGACGATGTGGTCGTAATGGAACCGACCGACCTGGAGTGCGCACGGACAGCGGTTGCCGTCCGTAAGCACACCCTCGCAGCGCCCGTCAGCTCGGGCAAGGGCGGCGCGCAGCACCGCCTTGCTGAATTCCCGCCGTGCCATCACATCAATTCGGTAGCAGAGGCATCGGTGGGACCGCCGAGATCAGCCGTGACTGCGACGCGCTCGAGCGCAGTCTCGGTTAACCGATAAGTGTGCAGTTCATGCGCGCCGAGCCTGGCACAGGCCGCGAGCCAGCCGAGAAAGCCGGCATCGTTCGCCTCACAGGCGCGAGCAGCGACGATCAAGGCCTGCCCTTGCGCATTCCGAGCGACGGCGAGGACGACCGCAGCTTGCTCATAGGTGAGGTCAGGTACGTCAAGTGGCTGGACAACCACGACATAGCGTCGGCTTGAGCGTCCGCGCCAAACGCTCATGGCGAGAGCAGGTGCTCCGCGCAAACTCGTGTTTGTGCATAGGCGCTCCTCCCGCACCAGAGAGCGGATGGCGCGGTCAGCCTTTAATTCGCGTAGGGCAGCCGCCCAGGAGATGTTGCGGATCGACATGGCCGCCCTCATGCCGCGAACGATGGGAAGAGCGGGAAGCGCAAATCTGCCGGTCCAAGAGCAACTGGTTCCCCAACACGTATCCGAAAAGGAGAGGGCAGGCGGCAAATTTGGATTGAGGTTTCAATGTGCATGGCAGCGTGCCTCGAGGTCGCGACGGGTCAGCCCCGCCACTGCCCTGACCCCGCACTCGGCCTTATAAGCCTGCGGGGCAATTTGGCTGCCATATCTGGGAAAGTGTGCCTGCAGCGCGCCTCAGCCAGAGTGTAATGCTAAGATCCTTTCTGGTGACCTTCCCTTCATCGATAGTTGTGCCATGCGCTCGATCAAGTTTCTTTCATCGAATTCCAGAGACGAAACTCCCGCCCTCGTTTCGGCACGCGATGCTGCTGCGGCGCAGGTTACGATCATCACTACGCTCGCGCCTCCTTCGATCAGGCGCAGGTCGATCACTCGAGGATCGAAGATGCGGCTCTGCGTAGCCATGATTAAGGCATCTCAACTAGATTCGCAGAAGAAAAATGCTTCGCGGCATGACCATTCATGATCCAATTTTCGCAGCAGTCCAGTCGAATGTTGCCGAATTTCTCCCATCACCTCGGATTGGATCGGCCAGCCCGGGGACTGGTTGCCAGACCGCGGAATCGAACGCGTTTTGCGGCTGATCAGGCTCGGAACAGCGTCAACAATTGACTCGTTTGCCAAACCTTTCAGATGCGCTTGCAGTTTGCCAGTACAGCCCGGCGAGCAGGCGTCGCGCCTAACCTGCATTGCGAACACATATTCCACCAGAGAGCCTTCGCTATCGCGCTGACGGGCGCGATGCGACCGAGATTTTGTCGTTCTCGCATGTGCGCCGCGGCGCAAAAGTGCTTGCTGGCGTGCCCCCGGTCGAACGATCGGTCTACCAACGCCGACGACGCCTTCTTTATGCGGCCCCTCGACTGAAGCTCGTAGTGCGAGTGGCCCTTTGAGAAAGGTGCGAAAATCCCGCCGAGCGTGTCCTTTGCAACCTTGAATAGGAGGCCGGCGCGAGCGACACAGCTCACGCACGTAACTTGAGGTCGGAACGAAGCTCGTCCGCGAAGAGCAGGGTGAATGCTTCACCAGCCGTCGTGTCGTGCTGCAGATGCCGTACTGATTAGGTCCGCCATGGAATCGACTGTGCGAGACGAAATCGCGATTAAGTGCTCGGCAACGGAGCACGTCAGCGTGGCCTACCATGAAAATGCGATTCCGGTCGTCCGGGAGATCGTGATCACGAATGCGTCTGAGCAAGATCTCTTCGATGTTCGACTGCGCATCGAGAGCCGTCCAGCGGTCGTGCAGCCGCTGACGCTGCGCGTCGATCGGATCCCGGTTGGGTCCGACCACCACATCGAGACGCCGGACCTCCGCCTCGATGGCGCGCTGCTAGCAGGGTTCACTGAAGCCAGCCGCTTGGAACTGACGGCGATCCTGGAGGATGCGACCGGCGAGCGAGCGCGGCTCATGGAAGAGCTGCGCCTGTTACCGCCCTCGCACTGGGGCGGAGGTCGAAGCGCGCCCGAGCTTCTCGCTGCATTCATCCGACCCAACGACCCGGCGGTCGACGTTGTCCTGCGCGATGCAGCAACCAAGCTGGGGGACGCCGGACGGGAGACAGGTCTGAACGGTTAGGCCACCGGCAAGAAGTCGCGCGCCTGGGAACTGGCCGAGGCGATCTGGGCGGCGCTCGCGGACAGGCGCATCGCCTACGTGCTGCCGCCGGCGAGCTTCGAGCAGGCCGGACAGAAGGTGCGCGGCCCGAGCGACGTGCTGGAGCGCAAGGTCGGGACCTGCCTCGATCTCTCGCTGCTCTACGCGGCCTGCTTGGAGCAAGCCGGGCTCAATCCGGTGCTCGTGTTGACCGCCGGTCACGCCTTCGTCGGCGTCTGGCTCCAGGATGAAGATTTTTCGAGCGCGGCCGTCGACGACATGCAGCTCCTGCGCAAGCGGCGCGATCTGCAGGATTTGATCCTCGTCGAGACGACGCTGCTGACCCACAATCCGCCAGCGGCATTCAAGGTCGCCACAACGCAAGGTGGCGTCCAGGTCGAGGACGAAGCGCCCGCGGCGCTTGAGGTCGCCATCGACGTTCGGCGCTGCCGCCAGCGCGGCATCCGCCCGATGGATCTCGGCGGCGTAAAAGCCGGTCTGGTCAATCCTGCGCCGATCCAACTCATCAGCCAGCCGCTCGGCGCGACGCCGGTATTCGACGATGAGCATCGAGCTCCCGTCGACGAAGCTCCGGAAACCCCAGTCGGACGCATGGAACGCTGGAAGCGCAAGCTTCTTGACCTGACGCTGCGGAACAAGCTCCTGAACTTCAAGCCCGGGAAAGGCTCCGTCGTCCTCGAATCCATCTCGCCTGGAGCCTTGGAGGATGGCCTCGCTGCGGGGCACGAGTTTCGGTTGAAGCCCGTCTCCGA
The sequence above is drawn from the Methylobacterium mesophilicum SR1.6/6 genome and encodes:
- a CDS encoding glycosyltransferase family 61 protein; its protein translation is MFDFADPEVALSAQPPTARRLCRPELWCATILDASIFGFAQVVSHSAFVVYEPEADPTFRYTSRQCEFVITCFGSKGDRVLARVPQDADRAIDAGILLIGRCGANYFHFLIEYATKGYIVDNASIPQDVPLILSDDLFPQEMDALKLLFPSRPFTIREHGKRLDVKTLYVPSLMTFIPDTPDVEFWTVAAVNHASLSWLRGRVLDAAPAPGTPPGRKLYLGRSAGRNITNAEEVEAVFRRHGFEIVNPGQLSFTQQVEAFRTARCIAGPIGAAFANLVFASPGTLVLGLVSPFAVQFSTFASLATFAGCRYLAVPGEHEAYRPGAEKRRRSLELTHGNYRIDLDYLDTVLRTYV
- a CDS encoding GNAT family N-acetyltransferase → MHMPIDRIRETRPLDSRRRSHLRLAEPSDAVLIYRLRSDNRLSRFLNAPPTTVEEQAAWLTRYKNDEAAGRQYYFIIVSDGQDRGTVRMYDFRIIKGLKSFCWGSWIIAPPPVVGLAGYSALVIYELGFEHLGFEHCHFDVRRENESVINFHLRSGAKIVDEGEQDYFFHFSREAYDAFRSAHASAIERHSALLQTS
- a CDS encoding DegT/DnrJ/EryC1/StrS family aminotransferase → MSAEPRSFEQPIYVTRPMLPELAVFTKHLEAIWQCAILSNGGPQHVELEKRLHAHLGDGHIALFNNGTNALMTAVKAFDLSGEVITTPFTFAATPHVLAWHGIRPVFADIEEHSMTLDPARIEAAITERTTGILAVHVYGNPCDVEAIERIARKHCLKVLYDGAHAFGTRVNGRPVASYGDATMFSFHATKLFHTAEGGAVVTNDGDVKRRMELLKNFGIADEVTVKAVGINSKMNEIQAAMGLCLVDAIATEKAKRLDLAHVYRDHLGGVPGITVSRPLDLDTDSLQYYCLRIDRAVAGVSRDEVYDRLKHYNVFARRYFYPLCSQYEPYRLFPDSASDNLPVANRVGNQVLCLPFYGELGTANAERICQILRHIVMDGAVGAVHAA
- a CDS encoding acetyltransferase; translation: MTGPGQRLALIGGGGFSKEIAEIARALGHTVEDTYSTAPEVQVGRYRGYLDALLADRAEYDGVVLAVGGVSRHAIRARAELIAWLDRHGLPCPALVSPRAIVSPDVAVGAGAFVAHGVIVNADARLGRFCVLNSAAIVGHDTVVGDNTTISPGAFVGGRCTIGADSLVGPLAKVLQGLTLGQGVTVGMGCNVLRALPDNATIWPRADIVAPAPKPA
- a CDS encoding SDR family NAD(P)-dependent oxidoreductase, with product MSELGAHVLVVGASSGIGRAVAERLRAGGVRITALARRADRLAELEALGCAAVSADVTDLPAIGGVLQAAVAERGLLTGLVYCAGVQVIKPMRSLGVEEVERLYRTNLVAPTLFAAAFGSARVSTRDAVFCAVSSVAAQRPEPAIVPYAASKAGLDALIKGLARELAPRRAVGVAPGWLDTEMTQAHARLYGADFKDALEKRSPAGAATVESVVDAIAFLMSPQARHVTGEILRVDGGAVL
- a CDS encoding ketoacyl-ACP synthase III; translation: MADLRFSRATLAGLVTTIGARVQAFDDEAAGLGLAPEEAERLKRAMGFSTRHVVADPSTTTADLCLHSARQLLSGLDLPPDAVDGLILVTQTPDYSSPSTSIGMQHRLGMRTDTLCFDIRLGCSGFVYGLSVAYSLVESGLNRVLLCVGDVASRMVATGDRSITPIMGDAGAAVLIERRESESFFQLHSDGSGEKALFIPHSGLRADAEDAGKPGTMHMDGAQVFNFTLKRVPPLIEGILAFSDTRAEDVDFLVLHQPNKYILKNLQRRLGLDDSKLPTGTQSVYGNQNSASIPGTISGFLAEAYAGRRVRSLLAGFGVGLSWGACTITTDRIFAPPVLTYEETTR